The window GTCTATGAGATGTCCTCAACTCACGTATTCTATCGCCAATCATGCTCTTCAACCTCCGTTTATCAACTATTGTACTTAAATTATAATACTTTATACATATTTTTAACTTAAAAAGTAAAAAAAGTAGTAAAAAGTGTTTACATTATAAACTATGATGTATATAATATATATGTAAGTTGATAAAGGAGTTGATAAAATGAAGCGGGAACTTAAAAGCTTACGAGTTGGAGCTGGGCTTACGCAAACTGAATTAGCAAAGCGATTAGGCGTTACTAATGTTACAGTTTCAAGGTGGGAGAGAGGAGAAGCAATTCCAAAGCCCAAGTATATTAAAGCCATGGCAAAATT of the Lactobacillus gasseri ATCC 33323 = JCM 1131 genome contains:
- a CDS encoding helix-turn-helix transcriptional regulator; amino-acid sequence: MKRELKSLRVGAGLTQTELAKRLGVTNVTVSRWERGEAIPKPKYIKAMAKLFNIKGQDIFLNLITTKAYKVATK